In Oryza sativa Japonica Group chromosome 3, ASM3414082v1, one DNA window encodes the following:
- the LOC4333512 gene encoding auxin-responsive protein IAA12, whose amino-acid sequence MEAAVGYAADSLIKATELRLGLPGTADDLPSTPRGKKRAAAAEDNNANAAAADDDEHDAVEAAPPVAKAQVVGWPPVRSYRKSCFQQQSAAASKSKAAVSSCNNKDEPITKNAAPAPAASSAAAANGGSLVKVSMDGAPYLRKIDLRMYKGYRELREALEAMFVCFSGAADGANPSEFAITYQDKDGDLMLVGDVPFDMFTSTCKKLRIMKRSEATGLGSPRQMKI is encoded by the exons ATGGAAGCCGCCGTGGGGTACGCCGCCGACAGCCTCATCAAGGCCACCGAGCTCAGGCTGGGCCTGCCTGGGACAGCCGACGACCTGCCCTCCACGCCCAGGGGCAAgaagcgcgccgccgcggcggaggacaacaacgccaacgccgccgccgccgacgacgacgagcacgaCGCCGTCGAGGCCGCGCCGCCGGTAGCCAA GGCTCAAGTGGTCGGGTGGCCGCCGGTGAGGTCGTACAGGAAGAGCTGCTTCCAGCAAcagtcagcggcggcgagcaaGAGCAAGGCCGCCGTGAGCAGCTGCAACAACAAAGACGAGCCCATCACCAAgaacgcggcgccggcgccggcagcctcctcggcggcggcggccaacggCGGGTCGCTGGTGAAGGTGAGCATGGACGGGGCGCCGTACCTGAGGAAGATCGACCTGAGGATGTACAAGGGCTACAGGGAGCTCCGCGAGGCCCTGGAGGCCATGTTCGTCTgcttctccggcgccgccgacggtgCCAACCCGTCGGAGTTCGCCATCACCTACCAGGACAAGGACGGCGACCTCATGCTCGTCGGCGACGTCCCTTTCGA CATGTTCACCAGCACATGCAAGAAGTTGAGGATCATGAAGAGATCTGAAGCCACAGGGCTAGGATCACCAAGGCAAATGAAGATCTAA